The following coding sequences lie in one Leptospira saintgironsiae genomic window:
- a CDS encoding MBL fold metallo-hydrolase RNA specificity domain-containing protein: MENQKEDHLASLRFLGGVGTVTGSKYLIKAFGKTILIDCGLFQGEKKLRLLNWDSDQFFPAEIDHILLTHGHLDHCGYLPRVVKKGFRGKILGTKPTLDVSNVVLKDSAKLQEEDAELANSGGYSKHKPAFPLYDSDDAEKTIKLFQAVEIGEWVDLEQSIKFRFRYNGHILGASFIELKIGNKTLIFSGDIGRDDDPLLFPPEKPEEGDFILIESTYGNRIHRGNPIKRLAQLIHEFSTSKGTIVIPCFAVERIQAVMYLIWKLMKDGEIPNIPVYMDSPMGSKVLDLFNIYGSEWHKLKEDELAELKEDIFCITDSSETKKIANKRGPKIVIAGSGMATGGRVLSYLEHSLGDPNSLVLFVGYQAKETRGNKLLRGDTEIKIRGKYHEVRCDVQNIDGLSAHADQTELINWLSKIKTPPKEVFIVHGEEDASRTLGNRIRKEYAWETRIPVMGEVFEFEV; encoded by the coding sequence GTGGAGAACCAGAAAGAGGATCATCTCGCTAGTTTACGATTTTTAGGAGGAGTTGGGACTGTTACCGGTTCTAAATATCTTATAAAAGCATTCGGTAAAACAATCCTGATCGATTGTGGACTTTTCCAAGGAGAGAAAAAATTAAGACTTCTAAACTGGGACTCTGACCAATTTTTTCCAGCGGAAATTGATCATATTCTTCTTACTCATGGACATTTGGATCATTGCGGATATTTGCCGAGAGTAGTCAAAAAAGGATTTAGAGGAAAAATATTAGGTACAAAACCTACATTAGACGTATCTAATGTAGTTCTAAAGGATAGCGCAAAACTACAAGAAGAAGATGCCGAACTTGCAAATTCAGGGGGATATTCTAAACATAAACCCGCTTTTCCTTTGTATGATAGTGATGATGCAGAAAAGACGATTAAGCTATTTCAAGCGGTAGAGATTGGAGAATGGGTGGACCTGGAACAAAGTATTAAATTTCGTTTCAGGTATAATGGCCATATTCTGGGAGCAAGCTTCATTGAATTGAAGATCGGAAATAAGACGCTTATTTTTTCAGGAGATATAGGTAGAGATGATGATCCTCTTTTGTTTCCTCCTGAAAAGCCTGAAGAAGGAGATTTTATTCTAATAGAATCCACTTATGGAAATCGTATTCACAGAGGAAATCCGATCAAACGTTTGGCCCAGTTGATCCATGAATTTTCCACTTCTAAAGGAACTATTGTAATTCCATGTTTTGCTGTAGAGAGAATTCAAGCGGTCATGTATCTGATCTGGAAACTCATGAAAGATGGTGAGATTCCAAATATTCCGGTCTATATGGATTCTCCTATGGGATCTAAAGTTTTAGATTTATTTAATATTTATGGAAGTGAATGGCATAAACTAAAAGAAGATGAGTTAGCCGAACTCAAAGAAGATATATTCTGCATCACTGACTCTTCCGAGACCAAAAAAATCGCGAACAAAAGAGGTCCTAAAATTGTGATCGCTGGGAGCGGAATGGCTACAGGCGGCAGGGTGCTTTCTTATTTGGAACATTCTTTAGGAGATCCTAACTCTTTAGTTTTATTTGTAGGTTACCAAGCAAAAGAAACAAGAGGTAATAAACTACTAAGAGGTGATACAGAGATCAAGATCCGAGGTAAATATCATGAAGTTAGATGTGATGTTCAGAATATAGACGGACTATCCGCCCATGCCGACCAAACTGAACTTATAAATTGGTTATCCAAGATCAAAACCCCGCCAAAGGAAGTTTTCATAGTGCATGGAGAAGAAGACGCAAGTAGGACTTTGGGAAATCGGATCCGCAAGGAATACGCCTGGGAAACAAGGATCCCGGTAATGGGAGAAGTTTTTGAATTCGAGGTATAA
- a CDS encoding LytR/AlgR family response regulator transcription factor encodes MTEWKTLIVEDEAPTRELLVNYCLARPELKLVKVAKDGEEALEYLQNEEFHLAFLDINLPILSGLDILERLENPPYIIFITALRDKAIEAFEFGVIDYLLKPFSKERFFKAVDRALEILGNEADKPSKNVFNEHGLFILEKENHFLIPYGEIIYISSRDNFSVVHTEKRQYVTYKSLKSLEQKLPPSKFLRIYKQYIINLEKLSHLQSDNMGNYSVHLKDEDETQLPVGRKYISKIKELL; translated from the coding sequence ATGACAGAATGGAAAACATTAATTGTCGAGGACGAGGCGCCTACTAGGGAGCTACTCGTAAATTATTGTTTAGCTCGTCCTGAATTAAAATTAGTAAAAGTCGCAAAAGATGGAGAAGAGGCTTTAGAATATCTCCAGAATGAAGAGTTTCATCTTGCATTTTTGGACATCAATCTTCCCATTCTTTCCGGTTTAGATATTTTAGAAAGACTGGAAAATCCACCTTATATTATTTTTATTACTGCTTTAAGAGATAAAGCAATTGAGGCTTTCGAATTCGGCGTCATTGATTATCTACTCAAACCATTTTCTAAAGAAAGATTTTTTAAGGCAGTGGATCGTGCCCTGGAAATTTTAGGGAATGAAGCTGACAAACCTTCCAAGAATGTTTTTAACGAACATGGGCTTTTTATTTTAGAAAAGGAAAATCATTTTCTTATTCCTTATGGAGAGATCATTTATATTTCTTCCAGAGATAATTTCAGTGTGGTCCATACTGAAAAAAGACAGTATGTTACTTACAAATCCTTAAAAAGTCTGGAGCAAAAGCTTCCACCAAGTAAGTTTCTTCGAATCTACAAACAATATATAATTAACCTGGAAAAGTTGTCTCATTTGCAAAGTGATAATATGGGGAATTATTCAGTTCATTTGAAGGACGAGGATGAAACACAACTTCCTGTAGGAAGAAAATATATCTCCAAAATTAAAGAACTTCTTTAA
- a CDS encoding sulfite exporter TauE/SafE family protein, with translation MELISTILFGSFLNGLTGSFHCLGMCGPLAGSLNLTLSPSDKKINPVLLQILYNLGRLVSYTSIGLGFGFLGKVTNQSLSLLLPAQEFAAWFGATFILLFGVSILFQKDWTQNRFFSKVFSTIGSKLLKSRVNKSLGSRLAIGFTFGMLTGFLPCGILYPAFVMAFATGSPAFGALSMFFFFLGTFPLLFGFGLGFRMILAKFGKDKLKLAGFAIILLSISLMLFRMNHTHNHSGSGEKMEEGGHHHHHH, from the coding sequence ATGGAACTAATATCTACGATATTATTCGGATCTTTTTTAAACGGCCTAACAGGTTCTTTCCATTGTTTAGGAATGTGCGGCCCTTTAGCTGGAAGTTTAAATCTTACACTATCCCCTTCTGACAAAAAGATAAATCCTGTTCTATTACAAATATTGTATAACCTTGGAAGACTTGTGTCTTATACTTCCATCGGTTTAGGTTTTGGATTTTTAGGAAAGGTCACAAATCAAAGCCTTTCACTATTACTTCCTGCTCAGGAATTTGCAGCGTGGTTCGGAGCGACCTTCATTTTACTTTTCGGGGTTTCTATTTTATTCCAAAAAGATTGGACCCAGAATAGATTTTTCTCCAAGGTATTTTCTACCATTGGATCTAAACTTCTAAAATCTAGAGTAAATAAAAGTCTAGGCTCTCGTTTAGCGATCGGCTTTACATTTGGGATGCTGACCGGATTTCTACCTTGCGGGATCTTATATCCTGCATTCGTGATGGCATTTGCAACAGGCTCTCCTGCATTTGGAGCACTCAGCATGTTCTTCTTCTTTTTAGGGACCTTCCCTTTACTATTCGGATTTGGCTTGGGATTTAGAATGATCTTAGCAAAATTTGGAAAGGATAAACTCAAACTCGCAGGTTTTGCGATCATTCTTCTTTCCATTTCTTTAATGTTATTCAGAATGAATCATACTCATAATCATTCCGGGTCTGGGGAAAAAATGGAAGAAGGTGGGCATCACCACCACCATCATTAA
- a CDS encoding AraC family transcriptional regulator codes for MSKSAEKVPLIHLSEISENVRDKIFYAGRLENLPPSFSEYDSSHRHSYFAVFYFSEGKGTHKIDFQNFEIEKNSIFFLKPGQVHSWKFHKKPKGFALKISPEFFLEQNEKNSELRNYPFFGYEPGLSKIVLRNLTKLKADFGRLVAEFEEGSEPKVLFLLSQLILLQIKKEYDTSSELFIKKNRPVSEFQSLLEKYFLKERGTSFYSRRLGLAPNTLNRLCQNILGKSAKSVIHDRVLLECKRLLIHSDLNITQICFELGFLDNAYFSRYFKKLTGLTPEQFRESGRKTQ; via the coding sequence ATGTCTAAGTCGGCCGAGAAAGTCCCTTTGATCCATTTGTCTGAAATTTCGGAGAATGTTAGGGATAAAATATTCTATGCAGGTAGGTTGGAAAACCTACCTCCTAGTTTTTCAGAATACGATAGTTCTCATAGACATTCCTACTTTGCTGTTTTCTATTTTTCAGAAGGAAAAGGAACTCATAAGATCGATTTCCAGAATTTTGAAATAGAAAAGAATTCGATCTTCTTCTTAAAACCTGGACAGGTGCATTCTTGGAAATTTCATAAAAAGCCAAAAGGATTCGCCTTAAAGATCAGCCCTGAATTCTTTCTAGAGCAAAATGAAAAGAATTCTGAACTTAGAAATTATCCTTTTTTTGGTTACGAACCAGGTTTATCCAAGATCGTATTAAGAAATCTTACTAAATTGAAAGCAGACTTTGGCAGATTGGTAGCCGAATTTGAAGAAGGTTCTGAACCTAAGGTTCTATTTTTACTAAGCCAATTGATCTTATTGCAAATTAAAAAAGAATACGATACTTCTTCCGAATTATTTATAAAAAAAAATCGACCTGTTTCTGAATTCCAAAGTTTATTAGAAAAATATTTTTTGAAAGAAAGAGGAACTTCTTTTTATTCCAGAAGATTGGGGCTTGCTCCAAATACTTTAAATCGACTTTGTCAGAATATCTTGGGAAAATCTGCAAAGTCTGTCATACATGATAGAGTTTTACTGGAATGCAAAAGATTATTGATACATTCCGATCTGAATATCACTCAAATCTGTTTTGAATTGGGATTTTTGGATAATGCGTATTTCAGTAGATATTTCAAAAAACTGACAGGTCTTACACCTGAACAATTCAGAGAGTCTGGACGAAAAACACAATAA
- the ccoS gene encoding cbb3-type cytochrome oxidase assembly protein CcoS — protein sequence MNALYLTIPIALMISFGAFYVFLLNFKSGQYEDIEGPKYRMLFEEDKQEK from the coding sequence ATGAACGCTTTGTATCTGACAATTCCGATTGCACTCATGATCTCCTTCGGCGCATTCTACGTATTCTTACTCAATTTTAAGTCAGGGCAATACGAGGACATAGAAGGCCCGAAATACAGAATGTTATTCGAAGAAGACAAACAGGAAAAATAA
- a CDS encoding Crp/Fnr family transcriptional regulator yields MTSAVKIETETNRVLPREIFQKENLLHHHELNFTRRKISKGEILFSQGEQANGFYIVETGSIRSYRTSGSGEKQHTFRIYHPGNWVGIRDAAIGGNYLHHAVALVESTVLFVEEEELRRLLNSDSEFQNSVFRQVTIEAVESENKIYSLGTRQVHAKLSEFLLQLSESQDSEEDLPFTREIMASMIGVTTETLVRALADFKSRGWVEIDKRKIVIKNEEALLRLLD; encoded by the coding sequence ATGACCAGCGCAGTAAAAATCGAAACTGAAACAAACCGAGTTTTACCAAGAGAGATTTTTCAAAAAGAAAATCTTCTCCACCACCATGAACTTAATTTTACCCGTAGGAAAATTTCCAAAGGAGAGATCTTATTCTCTCAAGGAGAGCAGGCCAACGGATTTTATATAGTCGAGACCGGTTCCATCAGATCTTATAGAACTTCAGGTTCCGGAGAAAAACAACATACATTCAGAATTTATCATCCAGGCAACTGGGTTGGGATCAGGGATGCGGCAATCGGAGGAAATTATCTTCACCATGCAGTTGCGCTTGTTGAATCAACAGTTCTATTCGTAGAAGAAGAAGAACTCCGCAGACTTTTAAACTCAGATTCTGAATTCCAAAATTCAGTATTCAGACAAGTTACTATTGAAGCGGTAGAATCTGAAAATAAGATTTATTCTTTAGGAACTCGTCAGGTTCACGCAAAACTTTCAGAATTTTTACTACAATTATCAGAATCCCAAGACTCGGAGGAAGATCTTCCATTCACTCGTGAGATCATGGCATCCATGATTGGGGTGACTACAGAGACCTTGGTACGTGCCTTAGCTGATTTTAAAAGCAGAGGTTGGGTGGAAATAGACAAAAGAAAAATAGTGATCAAAAATGAAGAGGCTCTTCTTCGTTTGCTGGATTAA
- a CDS encoding dienelactone hydrolase — MVRYDFQTTLDFQINRVQLKGELFIPSQAAFLAVLVLDEKDDKFADRFSKMRNFLNERGVATLFLKGLLTQEEREIHANRSDTNLLSDRLSEITKQIKNLEGADSLKISYIGSSVIAGRMFRAAGSSDSSVESLILIGNGLQEYSGKFLNVSLLNILGELDFTGRIVNRSALSKIESSIKKVYFVPGSPSHFEDNTKWFMVSEAIQRWYLFPEKRSREFSEF; from the coding sequence ATGGTCCGGTATGATTTTCAAACCACTCTCGACTTTCAAATAAATCGGGTCCAACTAAAAGGAGAACTTTTTATTCCAAGCCAGGCTGCGTTTTTAGCAGTCCTGGTTTTGGATGAGAAGGATGATAAATTTGCGGATCGGTTTTCTAAGATGAGAAACTTTCTAAATGAAAGGGGAGTGGCCACTCTTTTTTTGAAAGGTTTATTAACCCAAGAGGAAAGGGAGATTCACGCAAATCGTTCTGATACAAACCTTTTGTCCGATCGTCTTTCCGAGATCACTAAACAGATCAAAAATTTGGAAGGAGCGGACTCTTTAAAAATTTCTTATATAGGTTCTTCTGTAATTGCTGGCAGAATGTTTCGTGCCGCTGGAAGTTCGGATTCTTCTGTGGAAAGCCTGATACTGATAGGCAATGGCCTTCAGGAATATAGCGGTAAGTTTTTGAATGTTTCTTTATTGAATATCTTAGGAGAACTTGATTTTACTGGAAGAATAGTGAATCGTTCTGCTCTTTCTAAGATAGAGAGCTCTATTAAAAAAGTATATTTTGTGCCTGGGTCCCCCAGTCATTTTGAAGATAATACCAAATGGTTTATGGTATCAGAAGCGATTCAAAGATGGTATTTATTCCCTGAGAAAAGATCCAGAGAATTTTCTGAATTTTAA
- a CDS encoding heavy metal translocating P-type ATPase codes for MKVLENKTLCFHCNTEIDGVSIRRTEQGSEREYCCNGCAEISHLLLANGLDQFYQIRGTQSLEPIDREVQKNSLEELDNESVYSEYLEKKNGQDSNIYITVTNLHCSACVWLIETVLTKTEGVQEARINFGTGRLKVGFDLSKITLGKIIKTIESLGYKAKLYSPLKAESKVEKPFRELSIRMIVAGFCWGNIMLFSASLYAGYFEGMEFNIKNLFHYISWIFATPVYFYSGYPFWKGAYESWKRKLLGMDTLLFAGVSLAYFYSIYVTISGKGEVYFDSVCTIYFFILLGKYFEAMIRYKAGAKIGELLSLLPEEYEVSKKGVWSKHSASSIERGDLVRLSLGSKAPVDGILESETAFFDESVLTGESKPIRKSSGAEIKAGSVSLSTDIKFKAKGNANESSLAQIGRILEDSLLTKPKIQRSTDKLAAVFIKVVLFVAIGTFTYWFNFHSTEDAILNTISVLIVACPCALGLSVPAALVISHLLQSREGVLVKNPESVEILAKANRIFFDKTGTLTTGKLELNAEKYFTLEEDPFKFREIAIRLESNSSHPIAKSIIEAFAADTPKFLEDISKDEITDNSAGYISDWNSYKEIPGEGMEAKFQDKIYRIGKKSFAWENKPENDGWVHLSENGIPLVAWEFKDKARAEAKGSIQELKSFFPNMEILSGDIPSNVEPLSKELGIQNYRANLTPIQKKGRIIDAQSSGEIVLMVGDGINDSACIAQADLGISMGMGSDLSLDKSDIILVKDKLDSLPKSVLIARKTRNVILQNICLSLVYNSIMIPLAASGLMLPVICAGFMTLSSLTVVLNSISLKHRVYI; via the coding sequence TTGAAAGTATTAGAAAACAAAACATTATGTTTTCATTGTAATACTGAAATTGACGGGGTATCTATACGCAGAACAGAACAAGGATCAGAAAGAGAATATTGTTGTAATGGGTGTGCAGAGATCTCCCATCTATTACTTGCAAACGGACTGGACCAATTTTATCAGATCAGAGGAACCCAATCCTTAGAACCGATCGATAGAGAAGTCCAAAAAAATTCTCTGGAAGAATTAGATAATGAGTCCGTATATTCGGAATATTTGGAAAAGAAGAATGGCCAGGACTCTAATATATATATCACTGTTACTAATTTACATTGTTCCGCATGTGTATGGCTAATTGAAACTGTTCTTACAAAAACGGAAGGTGTCCAAGAAGCAAGGATCAATTTCGGAACAGGAAGACTCAAAGTAGGATTCGATCTTTCCAAGATCACACTTGGAAAGATTATCAAAACAATCGAGAGTTTGGGGTATAAGGCCAAACTATATTCCCCTCTAAAAGCAGAATCAAAGGTAGAAAAACCATTTCGAGAACTCAGCATTCGGATGATAGTAGCGGGCTTTTGCTGGGGGAATATCATGTTATTCTCGGCAAGTCTGTACGCAGGTTATTTCGAAGGAATGGAATTCAATATTAAAAATTTATTCCATTATATTTCTTGGATATTTGCTACCCCAGTTTATTTTTATTCAGGTTATCCCTTCTGGAAAGGAGCCTACGAATCCTGGAAAAGAAAACTTCTTGGAATGGATACATTATTATTCGCAGGAGTAAGTCTCGCCTATTTCTATAGTATCTATGTAACAATTTCCGGCAAGGGAGAAGTTTACTTCGACTCAGTCTGCACAATCTACTTCTTCATTTTACTTGGAAAATATTTCGAGGCAATGATCCGTTATAAAGCTGGAGCTAAAATAGGAGAATTACTCTCTCTTCTCCCTGAAGAATACGAAGTTTCCAAAAAAGGAGTATGGTCCAAACATTCTGCTTCTTCCATCGAAAGAGGAGATTTGGTCAGATTATCCTTGGGAAGTAAGGCACCAGTCGATGGTATCTTAGAATCTGAGACTGCATTTTTTGACGAATCCGTTTTGACTGGAGAAAGTAAACCAATCAGAAAATCATCCGGAGCAGAGATCAAAGCAGGTTCAGTTTCACTTTCCACGGATATAAAATTCAAAGCAAAAGGAAATGCAAACGAGAGTTCTCTTGCGCAGATTGGCCGAATATTAGAAGATTCTTTATTAACAAAGCCGAAAATCCAAAGAAGCACGGATAAGCTTGCTGCTGTCTTTATTAAAGTGGTCCTATTCGTTGCGATCGGAACATTTACCTACTGGTTTAATTTCCATTCTACGGAAGATGCCATTTTAAATACGATCAGCGTATTGATCGTAGCCTGCCCTTGTGCATTGGGCCTAAGTGTTCCTGCAGCACTCGTCATCAGTCATCTACTCCAATCCAGAGAAGGTGTACTTGTCAAAAATCCAGAATCGGTAGAAATTTTAGCAAAAGCAAATCGTATCTTCTTTGATAAAACTGGAACCTTGACCACAGGCAAATTAGAATTAAACGCAGAGAAATATTTTACATTAGAAGAAGATCCTTTTAAGTTCAGAGAGATCGCAATCAGATTAGAATCCAATTCTTCTCACCCAATTGCAAAATCTATTATAGAAGCATTCGCGGCAGATACCCCTAAGTTTTTAGAGGATATATCTAAAGACGAAATTACAGATAATTCTGCAGGCTACATCTCTGATTGGAACTCCTACAAAGAAATACCCGGAGAAGGAATGGAGGCGAAATTTCAAGATAAGATCTACAGAATAGGTAAGAAAAGTTTTGCCTGGGAAAATAAACCAGAAAATGACGGATGGGTCCATCTTTCCGAAAATGGCATTCCATTAGTTGCCTGGGAATTTAAAGATAAGGCCAGAGCAGAAGCAAAAGGCTCTATTCAAGAACTAAAATCATTTTTTCCTAATATGGAGATATTATCCGGAGACATTCCCTCCAATGTGGAACCACTTTCTAAGGAATTAGGAATACAAAATTATAGAGCAAATCTAACGCCTATCCAAAAGAAAGGAAGGATCATCGACGCACAATCTTCTGGAGAAATTGTTCTCATGGTAGGAGATGGGATTAACGATTCTGCATGTATCGCTCAAGCAGATCTAGGAATTTCTATGGGAATGGGTTCAGATCTTTCTTTGGATAAATCCGATATTATACTCGTAAAAGACAAACTTGATTCTCTTCCTAAATCGGTTTTGATCGCAAGAAAAACAAGAAATGTAATTCTACAAAACATCTGCCTCTCTTTAGTTTATAATTCCATAATGATCCCATTAGCAGCAAGCGGATTGATGCTTCCAGTAATCTGTGCCGGCTTTATGACATTAAGCTCTCTAACGGTAGTCTTAAATTCAATTTCCTTAAAACATAGGGTATATATATGA
- a CDS encoding DoxX family protein: MLERFFATDSNLLFTVARLVLGIVMLPHGAQKLLGWFGGHGWSSTLGFFSSQGIPTIIGVLVILAESFGALGLILGFCTKLSAFGIGITMLGAAIFQRQNGFFMNWFGNQGGEGYEYHVLAMGLAFILAFSGGGAYSLDGILSEKLK, encoded by the coding sequence ATGTTAGAAAGGTTTTTTGCGACCGATTCAAATTTACTTTTTACGGTAGCTAGATTGGTTTTAGGGATTGTAATGCTACCTCATGGAGCTCAAAAATTATTGGGATGGTTTGGAGGACATGGTTGGAGTTCCACTCTTGGTTTTTTTTCTTCTCAAGGAATTCCTACAATCATCGGTGTTCTTGTGATCTTGGCAGAATCTTTTGGAGCCTTAGGTTTAATTTTAGGATTTTGTACTAAATTATCCGCTTTCGGAATTGGTATCACAATGCTCGGTGCTGCGATCTTCCAGAGACAAAATGGATTTTTTATGAATTGGTTTGGGAACCAAGGTGGAGAAGGTTATGAATACCATGTTTTAGCCATGGGACTTGCGTTTATTCTGGCATTCTCAGGAGGAGGCGCTTATTCCTTGGATGGTATTTTATCTGAAAAATTGAAATAG
- a CDS encoding FixH family protein, with protein MDVSLKRAFWVIKFAFLALFVATFFTVKLALAGHTPAIDSNYYEKGLKYEQSILSQRKMIENGFGFQADWIQNPKLLQSGKQELQLEFKHGQEKIKGAQVQVQLDKTATEKFNETITLKETTPGKYQGVLSIPFPGEWRVSVSAKIPEGTLEKAVSVKVIH; from the coding sequence ATGGACGTTAGTTTAAAAAGAGCATTTTGGGTGATTAAGTTCGCATTTTTAGCATTGTTTGTTGCCACATTTTTCACCGTAAAACTTGCATTAGCAGGACATACTCCAGCAATCGATTCCAATTATTACGAAAAAGGGCTCAAATACGAACAGTCCATTCTTTCTCAAAGAAAAATGATAGAGAACGGTTTCGGATTCCAAGCAGATTGGATCCAAAATCCAAAACTTCTCCAATCGGGAAAACAAGAACTACAGTTGGAATTCAAACATGGACAAGAAAAGATCAAAGGTGCTCAGGTCCAAGTCCAATTGGACAAAACAGCTACTGAAAAGTTTAACGAGACAATCACTTTAAAAGAAACAACTCCAGGAAAATACCAAGGAGTACTTTCTATTCCATTTCCAGGAGAATGGAGAGTTTCAGTATCAGCAAAAATTCCGGAAGGGACCTTAGAAAAAGCCGTGTCGGTTAAGGTAATCCATTGA
- a CDS encoding PAS domain S-box protein has protein sequence MESEVRMKKVLDNMPILFFSLDENLRPVSWNYECERVLGFSSEEILNDKTFSFKNLIQVKGEGEPSGFNPELLNSDFKNWELDLLSKEGKSKLVSLSNISSEFPLFGSTNWFVGVDITRTKEIERELTSSLKELSDFQTALNAVSIVAITDKAGTIIYVNQNFCDISGYSRDELLGHNHRIINSGYHPKEFFTDLWKTIAKGKIWQGEIKNKAKDGRYYWVDTTISPILDRNGKPYQYLAIRNDITERKETEEKARHAENNLKILQDRMSPHFLFNTLSIIHSYLQTNPGLADSAILMLADNYRFLMDQANQQLVPFDIEWEFMENYLQLLKLRFSDFLEVESEKLGNFKQCQIPPLTLQPLVENSYIHGLRDKKGKGKIIVKASIQDGKTLVTIRDNGKGLSDANIHSRSIANISERLKFYLYDSEVKIENHPEGGAIVTIGFKSAKN, from the coding sequence ATGGAAAGCGAAGTTAGAATGAAAAAAGTTTTGGATAATATGCCTATCCTTTTCTTTTCCTTGGATGAGAACCTTAGGCCTGTTTCCTGGAATTATGAATGTGAAAGAGTTTTAGGATTTTCTTCTGAAGAAATTCTGAACGATAAAACATTCTCCTTTAAAAATCTCATCCAAGTGAAAGGAGAAGGGGAACCTTCTGGATTCAATCCTGAACTTTTAAACTCTGATTTTAAAAACTGGGAGTTAGATCTACTCTCTAAAGAAGGAAAGTCCAAGTTAGTCTCTCTTTCCAATATTTCTTCTGAATTTCCTCTTTTTGGTTCTACAAATTGGTTTGTGGGTGTAGATATCACAAGGACAAAGGAGATAGAAAGGGAATTAACAAGTTCTTTAAAAGAACTTTCTGATTTTCAAACTGCACTTAATGCTGTGTCCATTGTTGCGATCACTGATAAAGCTGGAACGATCATTTATGTGAACCAGAACTTCTGCGATATCAGCGGGTATTCTAGAGACGAACTTTTAGGTCATAATCATCGTATCATCAATTCGGGCTATCATCCTAAGGAATTTTTTACAGATCTTTGGAAGACAATCGCCAAAGGAAAAATTTGGCAAGGTGAAATTAAGAACAAGGCAAAAGACGGAAGGTATTATTGGGTGGATACAACCATCTCTCCTATCCTGGACAGAAATGGAAAGCCTTACCAATATCTTGCAATCCGAAACGATATCACAGAAAGAAAAGAAACAGAAGAGAAGGCAAGGCACGCAGAGAATAATCTGAAAATCCTGCAAGATAGGATGAGCCCTCATTTTCTTTTTAATACATTGAGTATTATCCATTCTTATTTACAAACAAATCCTGGGCTTGCGGATTCTGCGATACTAATGCTTGCAGATAATTATAGATTTCTAATGGACCAGGCGAATCAACAGCTTGTTCCTTTCGATATAGAATGGGAATTTATGGAAAATTATCTCCAACTTCTAAAACTTAGGTTTTCCGACTTCTTGGAGGTGGAATCTGAAAAATTGGGAAATTTTAAACAATGCCAGATACCTCCTTTAACTTTACAACCTCTTGTGGAAAATTCATATATCCATGGTTTAAGAGATAAGAAAGGAAAAGGAAAAATTATCGTAAAAGCTTCTATACAAGATGGAAAAACTCTGGTGACCATACGTGATAATGGAAAAGGATTAAGTGATGCAAATATTCATTCCAGAAGTATCGCAAACATCTCTGAACGTCTGAAATTTTATCTTTACGATTCCGAAGTGAAAATTGAAAATCATCCAGAGGGTGGCGCGATCGTCACGATCGGTTTTAAATCCGCGAAAAATTAG